The Streptococcus sp. S5 genome contains a region encoding:
- a CDS encoding metallophosphoesterase family protein, whose amino-acid sequence MTKIALLSDIHGNTTALEAVLEDSRKAKVDEYWLLGDSLMPGTGRRALLELLEELPITVKVLGNWEDSLWRAMRGMLDETRPSHRYLMRQCQYILEEITPQEIEAMQEMPMQVHREIAGLKIGITHHLPDKNWGRELIHIGEQKDFDRLVTNPSCDIAVYGHIHQQFFRYGTGGELIINPGSIGQPFFLEKNLRKDLRAMYAILEFDQTGLKDIDFKRVDYDVQKELQLAKDLHLPYYQVYYESLVNGIHHTHNHELLHEIEQREGHDREIDAWLEDFFQ is encoded by the coding sequence ATGACTAAAATTGCTTTACTTTCAGATATTCATGGAAATACGACAGCTTTGGAAGCTGTCCTAGAGGATAGTCGAAAAGCCAAGGTGGATGAATATTGGCTCTTGGGAGATAGTTTGATGCCTGGAACAGGCAGACGCGCTCTTTTGGAGCTGTTAGAGGAGCTTCCTATTACGGTGAAAGTCCTTGGAAACTGGGAAGATAGTCTTTGGCGCGCCATGAGGGGGATGTTGGATGAGACTAGACCAAGTCATCGCTACCTTATGCGCCAGTGTCAATATATTCTTGAAGAAATCACGCCTCAGGAAATTGAAGCCATGCAGGAAATGCCCATGCAGGTCCATAGAGAAATCGCCGGTTTAAAGATCGGCATTACCCACCACTTACCCGATAAGAATTGGGGTCGGGAATTGATCCACATTGGTGAGCAGAAGGATTTTGATCGCTTGGTGACAAACCCGTCTTGTGATATTGCAGTTTACGGACACATTCACCAGCAGTTTTTTCGCTACGGGACAGGAGGAGAACTGATCATCAATCCTGGGTCGATCGGTCAACCTTTCTTTTTGGAAAAGAATCTTCGCAAGGATCTTCGGGCCATGTATGCCATTCTTGAATTTGATCAAACGGGGCTAAAAGATATCGATTTTAAACGGGTGGATTATGATGTGCAAAAAGAACTTCAACTGGCAAAAGACCTCCATCTTCCTTATTATCAAGTGTATTATGAAAGTTTGGTCAATGGCATTCATCATACCCACAATCATGAGCTACTTCATGAAATTGAGCAGAGAGAAGGTCATGATCGAGAAATCGATGCTTGGTTAGAGGACTTTTTCCAATAG
- a CDS encoding TetR/AcrR family transcriptional regulator, producing the protein MVRQRQTTTKSDLRNALSKLLLQQPFESITIRQLTETAGINRGTFYLHYVDKYDMFEQMKMDMMQELDSLFVEGSPVKVNFLNVLTTIKENYDFIYALSQSCCSDFRKLVRSFTLHALDDTPHSKEHIISDFQVPYKFGLEIFIATIESVIVTWLESGAKEEPIEIATIILSVCDFASWN; encoded by the coding sequence ATGGTACGCCAAAGACAAACAACAACCAAGTCAGACTTACGAAATGCGCTCTCAAAACTCCTCTTGCAACAACCTTTTGAAAGCATCACTATTCGACAATTAACTGAAACCGCTGGGATTAACCGCGGGACCTTCTACTTGCACTATGTCGATAAATACGACATGTTTGAGCAAATGAAAATGGACATGATGCAAGAATTGGATAGCCTCTTCGTTGAAGGAAGCCCTGTCAAGGTAAACTTTCTCAATGTCTTGACTACTATTAAAGAGAATTATGATTTTATTTATGCATTGTCCCAATCCTGTTGCTCGGACTTCCGTAAATTAGTAAGAAGTTTTACCCTCCATGCACTAGACGATACTCCTCATTCGAAAGAACACATCATTTCAGACTTTCAAGTTCCATACAAGTTTGGTCTAGAAATTTTCATTGCTACCATCGAATCTGTGATTGTGACCTGGCTAGAATCCGGTGCGAAAGAAGAGCCAATCGAAATTGCAACCATTATTCTCAGTGTCTGCGACTTTGCTAGCTGGAACTAA
- a CDS encoding FtsX-like permease family protein → MKRKIYWKDLFGSFTHSKGRFLSILTLMLLGSLALVGLKVTTPNMHRTANQFIQQQKMLDLAVMGDLGLDQADQEELLGVKGARVEFGSLLDLTVKGTGEAIRLFSAPKSLSSFRVTKGRLPKKEEELALASFLEARYQIGDTLTLEEKAGTRSSLKQKQFTIVGFVQSSELWSQKNLGTAMSGSGNLDAYALVSKEVFTTKLPVIARIQFDDLRSLDSFSQVYQKRLEAHQEELEKLLKDNGRARYQRLKKEADGQIQKGQKELSRAKETLQSAKNQIDQAQKQLDLQETQLSKLAPFLPAKERVASQEKIHQAKEQLDQKKKDWTKGETELAKKEEELKKAQTERDQLGIPTYHVYDRKTMPGGQGYLMYSNASSSISAVGNIFPVVLYLVAAMVTFTTMTRFVDEERTNAGVFKALGYRTKDIIFKFVLYGFFAGTIGTLLGSLLGHYFLSGIISNIIMQGMVIGESREYFYRDITLIALGLSFIASVLPAYWVARKELKEEANLLLLPKPPVSGSKIFLERLHFIWKRLNFTHKVTARNLFRYKQRMLMTIFGVAGSVALLFAGLGIQSSVGSVSKRQFQEILSYELIVAKKTNASYQESKELTNRLAKSDIKDYRAIYSKVIEASLKNGHDKQTVMMLVTDRADFSPFVSLRSFKQGESLSLKKGVIISSKLAQLAQVTVGDRLTLDGHTFKVAGITENYVGHFIYMDQASYQKIYGERTSENSYLVQLRNSSTQQVQAVSRDMMALAAVKAVSQNASMISLFNSVAKSLDTTMMILVVVSVLLAIVILYNLTNINVAERIRELSTIKVLGFHNKEVTLYIYRETILLSIIGILMGLVGGYYLHQFLIAMIAPDAILFYPKVGLGVFLFPVGGLILLLVLLGIYVDHYLRKVDMLEALKSVD, encoded by the coding sequence ATGAAACGAAAAATCTATTGGAAGGATCTGTTTGGTTCTTTTACACATTCAAAAGGACGTTTTCTCTCCATCTTAACCTTGATGTTGTTGGGAAGCTTGGCCTTGGTAGGCTTAAAGGTGACTACTCCAAATATGCATCGAACGGCTAACCAGTTTATTCAGCAACAAAAGATGCTAGATCTTGCTGTCATGGGGGACTTGGGATTAGACCAGGCAGATCAAGAAGAGCTTTTAGGAGTCAAAGGGGCGCGTGTCGAATTTGGTTCACTGCTAGATCTGACAGTGAAAGGAACAGGAGAGGCAATTCGACTTTTTTCTGCCCCAAAGAGCCTTTCTTCTTTTCGTGTGACCAAGGGTCGCCTACCAAAGAAAGAAGAGGAACTCGCTCTAGCTAGTTTTTTGGAGGCTCGCTATCAGATAGGAGATACCCTCACACTTGAAGAAAAGGCTGGAACTCGCTCTAGTTTAAAGCAAAAGCAATTCACCATTGTTGGTTTTGTTCAATCTTCTGAGCTGTGGTCTCAAAAGAATTTAGGCACTGCCATGAGTGGCAGTGGGAATCTGGATGCCTATGCTCTGGTTTCAAAAGAGGTCTTTACGACTAAACTTCCTGTGATAGCGCGGATCCAGTTTGATGATCTGCGATCTTTGGATTCTTTTTCGCAAGTCTACCAAAAACGGCTCGAAGCTCACCAAGAAGAGTTAGAAAAACTTCTGAAAGACAATGGAAGGGCTCGCTATCAAAGACTCAAGAAGGAGGCGGATGGGCAGATCCAAAAAGGCCAGAAAGAACTCAGTCGTGCCAAGGAAACACTCCAGTCAGCCAAGAATCAGATCGATCAGGCTCAAAAGCAATTAGACTTGCAGGAGACGCAACTCAGTAAACTAGCTCCATTTCTGCCAGCTAAAGAGCGAGTAGCCAGCCAAGAAAAAATCCATCAAGCTAAAGAACAACTAGATCAGAAAAAGAAGGACTGGACCAAAGGTGAAACGGAGCTTGCAAAAAAAGAGGAGGAGCTAAAAAAAGCCCAAACCGAGCGAGATCAGCTGGGAATTCCAACTTATCATGTTTATGATCGCAAGACCATGCCAGGCGGACAAGGTTACCTGATGTATAGCAATGCTAGTAGCAGTATCTCTGCTGTCGGAAATATTTTTCCGGTCGTTCTTTATCTGGTAGCAGCCATGGTGACCTTCACCACGATGACGCGCTTTGTCGATGAAGAGCGGACCAATGCAGGCGTTTTTAAGGCGTTGGGCTATCGAACCAAGGACATCATTTTCAAATTTGTCCTCTATGGATTCTTTGCTGGTACGATTGGAACCCTTCTAGGAAGCTTGTTGGGGCATTATTTCCTATCGGGAATCATCTCCAACATTATTATGCAAGGGATGGTTATAGGAGAGAGCAGAGAGTATTTTTATAGGGATATAACTCTGATTGCGCTCGGACTGTCTTTCATTGCAAGTGTGCTTCCAGCTTACTGGGTTGCTCGTAAGGAATTAAAAGAAGAAGCCAATCTCTTATTACTGCCCAAGCCACCGGTATCCGGTTCGAAAATTTTTCTGGAGCGTCTCCATTTTATTTGGAAACGTCTGAATTTCACGCACAAGGTTACTGCTCGCAATCTCTTTCGTTACAAACAACGGATGCTGATGACCATTTTTGGAGTGGCGGGTTCTGTTGCTCTTCTCTTTGCAGGGCTAGGGATTCAATCTTCTGTAGGAAGTGTTTCCAAACGCCAATTTCAAGAGATCCTATCTTATGAGTTGATTGTAGCCAAAAAAACGAATGCCTCCTACCAAGAAAGCAAAGAACTAACCAATCGTCTGGCAAAATCAGACATCAAGGATTATCGAGCTATCTATAGTAAGGTCATTGAAGCTTCTTTAAAAAATGGACACGACAAACAGACCGTTATGATGTTGGTTACGGATCGTGCAGATTTTTCTCCCTTTGTCAGCCTGCGTTCTTTCAAGCAAGGGGAGTCCTTGTCTCTAAAGAAAGGGGTTATCATCAGTAGCAAACTGGCACAACTAGCCCAGGTTACAGTTGGGGATCGACTGACCCTAGATGGTCACACTTTTAAGGTGGCAGGAATCACTGAAAATTATGTCGGCCATTTTATCTATATGGATCAGGCAAGTTACCAAAAAATCTACGGAGAGCGGACTTCAGAAAACAGCTATTTGGTACAGCTGCGAAATTCATCCACACAACAAGTGCAAGCAGTTAGTCGGGACATGATGGCTCTTGCAGCTGTGAAGGCAGTCAGCCAAAATGCTTCGATGATTTCTCTCTTTAACTCAGTTGCCAAATCGTTGGACACCACCATGATGATTCTAGTAGTCGTATCGGTTTTGTTAGCTATCGTGATCTTGTATAATTTAACCAATATCAATGTAGCAGAACGGATTCGTGAATTATCGACCATCAAGGTCTTGGGATTCCATAATAAGGAAGTGACACTCTATATTTACCGCGAAACCATCTTATTGTCTATCATAGGGATCCTCATGGGGTTAGTGGGTGGCTATTATCTTCATCAATTTCTTATTGCCATGATTGCACCAGATGCCATTCTCTTTTACCCCAAAGTAGGACTTGGTGTTTTCCTCTTCCCTGTAGGAGGACTGATCCTTCTTTTGGTCCTGTTAGGAATTTATGTTGACCATTATCTCCGAAAAGTAGATATGCTCGAAGCCCTCAAATCAGTAGACTAA
- the tehB gene encoding SAM-dependent methyltransferase TehB — protein sequence MTQKLIAYKRMPIWTKDSMPEALQRKHNTKVGTWGKITVLKGQLRFIELTEEGEEIASHLFEAGAENPMAEPQAWHRVEAATDDVEWYLEFYCEPKDYFPKKYNTNPVHSEVLEAVGIVPAGKALDLGCGQGRNALFLAQHGFDVTAVDQNELALEILQSIVAEEDLEMPVGLYDINAAALTQNYDFIVSTVVLMFLEADRIPAIIRNMQEHTNPGGYNLIVCAMDTEDYPCHMPFSFTFKEGELAEYYKDWELVKYNENPGHLHRRDENGHRIQLRFATMLAKKK from the coding sequence ATGACACAAAAATTGATCGCCTACAAGCGCATGCCTATCTGGACCAAGGATAGCATGCCAGAAGCTCTTCAAAGAAAGCACAATACCAAGGTCGGAACCTGGGGGAAGATTACTGTTTTAAAGGGTCAGTTACGATTTATTGAATTGACCGAAGAGGGGGAAGAAATCGCAAGCCACCTCTTTGAAGCAGGAGCAGAGAACCCCATGGCCGAGCCCCAGGCCTGGCACCGTGTCGAAGCGGCGACTGATGATGTGGAGTGGTACTTGGAATTTTACTGTGAGCCAAAAGATTATTTCCCCAAAAAATACAACACCAATCCTGTCCATTCAGAAGTGCTAGAAGCAGTGGGAATTGTCCCAGCTGGAAAGGCACTGGATTTAGGATGCGGGCAAGGCCGCAACGCCCTCTTTTTGGCCCAACATGGCTTTGACGTGACAGCAGTGGATCAAAATGAGCTGGCACTTGAGATCTTACAAAGTATTGTCGCTGAGGAAGATCTAGAGATGCCAGTGGGACTCTATGATATCAATGCTGCAGCTCTTACCCAAAACTATGACTTCATCGTATCGACTGTGGTCCTCATGTTTTTAGAGGCTGATCGGATTCCAGCGATTATCCGCAATATGCAAGAGCATACCAATCCAGGGGGCTACAATCTCATTGTCTGTGCCATGGATACGGAAGATTATCCTTGCCATATGCCCTTCTCGTTTACCTTTAAAGAAGGAGAATTGGCGGAGTATTACAAGGATTGGGAATTGGTCAAGTACAATGAAAATCCAGGCCATCTCCATCGTCGAGATGAGAATGGCCATCGGATTCAACTTCGATTTGCAACCATGTTGGCAAAGAAAAAATAA
- a CDS encoding Rrf2 family transcriptional regulator: MQISSRFTIGTHVLVMIALKGDCTKVTSDMIAESVGVNPVIIRKTLSQLKKAGLIHVARGTGGAELAKAADEISLLDIYQAVECLGSTGQLFGFHEKPNPNCPIGHNIHHVLDGKLEDIQTAMEKEMAQTSLKEVVEDAQKRMDLESVS; the protein is encoded by the coding sequence ATGCAAATTTCGAGTCGGTTTACCATTGGAACCCATGTACTAGTGATGATTGCCCTAAAAGGGGACTGTACCAAGGTGACCAGTGATATGATTGCTGAGAGTGTTGGGGTGAACCCGGTCATTATTCGAAAGACCTTGTCTCAGTTAAAGAAAGCGGGATTGATCCATGTAGCGCGTGGGACAGGAGGAGCTGAACTCGCTAAAGCAGCCGATGAGATCAGTCTGCTGGATATCTATCAAGCGGTCGAATGCTTAGGTTCGACAGGCCAATTATTTGGTTTCCATGAAAAACCCAATCCAAATTGCCCAATAGGTCACAATATCCACCATGTCTTAGATGGGAAGCTCGAAGACATTCAGACTGCTATGGAAAAAGAGATGGCTCAAACCAGCCTAAAAGAAGTCGTAGAAGACGCGCAGAAAAGAATGGACCTCGAATCGGTTTCATAA
- the smpB gene encoding SsrA-binding protein SmpB, with protein MAKGEGKVVAQNKKARHDYTIVDTIEAGMVLTGTEIKSVRAARINLKDGFAQVKNGEVWLSNVHIAPYEEGNIWNQDPDRRRKLLLHKKQIQKLDQDTKGTGMTLVPLKVYLKDGYAKLLLGLAKGKHDYDKRESIKRREQNRDIARVMKQYNTR; from the coding sequence ATGGCAAAGGGCGAAGGAAAGGTAGTCGCGCAAAATAAAAAGGCGAGACATGACTACACCATCGTGGATACGATTGAAGCAGGGATGGTGCTGACGGGGACAGAGATCAAAAGTGTCCGTGCAGCACGCATTAACTTGAAAGATGGCTTTGCGCAAGTTAAAAATGGCGAAGTTTGGCTTAGCAATGTCCACATTGCCCCTTACGAGGAAGGCAATATCTGGAACCAAGATCCAGACCGTCGTCGCAAGCTCCTTCTTCATAAAAAGCAAATCCAAAAGCTGGACCAAGACACCAAAGGGACCGGAATGACCTTGGTGCCTTTGAAGGTCTATCTCAAGGATGGCTATGCCAAATTGCTTTTGGGGCTCGCTAAAGGGAAACATGATTATGACAAGCGTGAATCCATCAAACGTCGGGAACAAAACCGAGACATCGCACGGGTCATGAAACAATACAATACACGTTAA
- a CDS encoding Nramp family divalent metal transporter, with translation MSLQQFERKSLQEINQSIDVPKGIPFWKTLLLFSGPGSLVAVGYMDPGNWITSVVGGAQYRYLLLSVVLLSSLIAMQLQQMAGKLGIVHRKDLAQTTAHHLPKWLRYTLWIVIELALMATDLAEVIGSGIALHLLFGWPLLFSILITIFDVFLLLGLMHLGFRKIEAIVSTLILTILAIFGYLVFLSKPDIGGIFAGFLPQKEVLGIGLPKGNEALTLALGIIGATVMPHNLYLHSSISQTRKVDYKDPADIKRAVRFMTWDSNIELSLAFVVNSLLLILGAALFFGHGDKIGAFSSMYNALKDNHIAGAIASPFLSTLFAIALLASGQNSTITGTLTGQIVMEGFLRFRLPQWVVRLMTRIIALLPVIIVAILFGDQEHVLDDLLVYSQVFLSAALPFSIFPLVYFTSNKEIMGEHVNAKWNTFLGYLVAIVLTILNFNLIVTTFIK, from the coding sequence GTGAGTTTACAACAGTTTGAAAGGAAATCACTTCAAGAAATCAACCAATCTATTGACGTGCCAAAAGGGATCCCTTTTTGGAAGACTCTCCTGCTCTTTTCAGGGCCAGGAAGTCTAGTAGCTGTCGGCTATATGGATCCGGGAAACTGGATTACGAGTGTCGTTGGAGGGGCCCAATACCGCTACCTCCTCTTATCAGTGGTTCTTCTCTCGTCTTTAATCGCCATGCAGTTGCAACAAATGGCTGGTAAACTAGGGATTGTCCATCGTAAGGATCTGGCCCAAACAACCGCCCATCATTTGCCAAAATGGCTTCGCTATACTCTTTGGATTGTGATCGAGCTTGCCTTGATGGCGACAGATTTAGCAGAAGTCATTGGCTCAGGGATTGCCCTTCACCTCCTCTTTGGTTGGCCTCTGCTCTTTTCCATTCTGATTACTATCTTTGATGTCTTCCTATTACTGGGGCTCATGCATCTAGGATTTCGAAAGATCGAGGCCATCGTTTCAACCTTGATCCTCACGATCCTTGCAATTTTTGGCTATCTGGTTTTTCTATCGAAACCTGATATCGGAGGAATCTTCGCTGGCTTCCTGCCTCAAAAAGAGGTGCTAGGAATTGGGCTTCCAAAAGGAAATGAGGCCTTGACCTTGGCGCTTGGAATCATCGGGGCAACCGTAATGCCCCACAACCTCTATCTCCACTCTTCCATTTCGCAAACGCGAAAGGTGGACTACAAGGATCCAGCAGATATCAAACGGGCAGTGCGCTTTATGACCTGGGATTCAAATATTGAATTGAGCTTGGCCTTTGTCGTCAACTCCCTCCTCTTGATTCTTGGAGCGGCCCTCTTCTTCGGTCACGGGGATAAGATCGGTGCTTTTTCTAGCATGTACAATGCCCTCAAGGATAACCACATTGCCGGTGCTATCGCTAGTCCCTTCTTGTCCACCCTCTTTGCCATCGCTTTGTTAGCTAGTGGTCAAAATTCAACCATTACTGGGACCCTAACTGGTCAAATCGTTATGGAAGGTTTCTTACGATTCCGACTGCCACAATGGGTGGTGCGTCTCATGACTCGGATCATCGCCCTTCTTCCTGTCATCATCGTTGCGATCTTATTTGGAGATCAGGAACATGTCCTCGACGACCTTCTAGTCTACTCTCAAGTCTTCCTATCAGCAGCTCTTCCATTCTCCATCTTCCCTCTGGTTTATTTCACCTCCAACAAGGAAATCATGGGAGAGCATGTCAATGCGAAATGGAATACGTTCTTAGGCTATCTCGTTGCGATTGTCTTAACTATCTTAAATTTCAATTTGATCGTGACAACTTTTATCAAATAA
- a CDS encoding ABC transporter ATP-binding protein — protein sequence MAYIEMQHCYKRYTSGETEILANQDVSFEIEKGELVIILGASGAGKSTVLNILGGMDTNDEGQVLIDGVDISKLNSHQRTDYRRDDVGFVFQFYNLVANLTAKENVELASEIVSDALDPEAVLREVGLGNRLDNFPAQLSGGEQQRVAIARAVAKNPKILLCDEPTGALDYQTGKQVLGILQAMSRKKGATVIIVTHNAALAPIADRVIRMHDAKVKSIEINEFPQDITTLEY from the coding sequence ATGGCCTACATCGAAATGCAGCACTGTTACAAGCGATACACTAGTGGAGAAACGGAGATTCTCGCTAATCAGGATGTTTCTTTTGAGATTGAAAAAGGCGAATTGGTCATTATTTTAGGGGCGTCAGGAGCTGGAAAATCAACGGTTCTCAATATCTTAGGAGGGATGGACACGAATGACGAAGGGCAGGTCCTGATTGATGGGGTGGATATTTCTAAGCTCAATTCCCATCAACGAACGGATTATCGACGAGATGACGTTGGCTTTGTCTTTCAATTTTATAATTTAGTAGCCAATCTGACAGCCAAGGAAAATGTCGAATTGGCTTCAGAAATCGTCTCTGATGCCTTGGATCCGGAAGCCGTTTTAAGAGAAGTAGGACTTGGCAATCGTCTTGATAATTTTCCTGCCCAATTGTCAGGTGGAGAGCAACAACGGGTGGCGATCGCTCGAGCAGTGGCGAAAAACCCTAAAATTCTCCTTTGCGATGAGCCTACAGGAGCCTTAGACTACCAGACAGGTAAGCAAGTATTGGGGATTTTACAGGCCATGTCTCGTAAAAAGGGAGCGACGGTCATCATCGTAACCCATAATGCTGCTTTAGCTCCGATTGCAGACCGTGTGATTCGCATGCATGATGCCAAGGTCAAGTCTATAGAAATCAATGAGTTTCCTCAAGATATTACTACACTAGAGTATTAG
- the rnr gene encoding ribonuclease R yields the protein MKTSIKEYLQEHDKAQINDLAAALGKEGSKDFRDLVKTISLMERRHELKFEDDGSLRLAQKKAPVITLKGIFHAHKNGFGFVSLEGEEEDLFVGRNDVNHAIDGDTVEIVITKVADRNKGTAAEAKIIDVLEHSIKTVVGQIVLDEEKPRYAGYIRSKNQKISQLIYVKKPAIQLEGTEILKVEIDQYPSRKHNYFVATVRDVVGHVTDPGIDVLEVLESMDIVSEFPEEVLKEADQVPDAPSAKDLEGRLDLRDEITFTIDGADAKDLDDAVHIKLLKNGNFELGVHIADVSYYVTEGTALDKEALNRATSVYVTDRVVPMLPERLSNGICSLNPNVDRLTQSAIMEIDPHGKVVKHTITQTVINTTFRMTYSDVNDILAGDEEKAQTFKKIVPSIHQMATLHGILESMRIRRGALNFDTNEAKILVNKEGKPVDIVLRQRGIAERMIESFMLIANETVAEHFTRLKLPFIYRIHEDPKAEKVQKFIDYASSFGIQIYGTASEMSQEALQEIMRKVEGEPYADVLSMMLLRSMQQARYSEHNHGHYGLAAEYYTHFTSPIRRYPDLMVHRMVREYGKSQDVAEHFEQVLPDIASQSSSRERRAIDAEREVEAMKKAEYMEDFVGEEYDAVVSSVVKFGLFVELPNTVEGLIHITNLPEFYHFNERDLTLRGEKSGVTFRVGQQIRIKVERADKMTGEIDFSYIPSEWDVVEKGLKSKGRDRDGNRRDRRRKDKKVSKGSTARKDDKRKDSSSKSKKKKGKKPFYKEVAKKGAKHGKGRRKGSRAK from the coding sequence ATGAAAACAAGTATTAAAGAATATTTACAAGAGCATGACAAAGCCCAGATCAATGATCTAGCAGCAGCTCTAGGAAAGGAAGGGTCTAAGGATTTCCGTGACTTGGTCAAAACCATCTCTCTGATGGAACGCCGTCATGAGTTGAAATTCGAAGATGATGGCTCTCTTCGTTTGGCTCAAAAGAAGGCCCCAGTTATTACCCTCAAGGGGATCTTTCATGCGCATAAGAATGGCTTTGGCTTTGTCAGTTTAGAAGGCGAAGAAGAGGACCTCTTTGTTGGCCGAAATGATGTTAATCACGCTATCGATGGTGACACCGTTGAGATCGTCATTACCAAGGTAGCAGACCGAAACAAGGGAACGGCAGCAGAAGCTAAGATTATTGATGTCTTGGAGCATAGCATCAAAACGGTAGTTGGACAAATCGTTCTGGATGAGGAAAAGCCTAGATATGCCGGCTACATTCGTTCGAAAAATCAAAAGATCAGCCAGCTGATCTATGTGAAGAAGCCAGCCATCCAATTGGAAGGGACCGAAATCCTCAAAGTCGAAATTGATCAATACCCGAGCCGCAAACACAATTATTTTGTGGCGACGGTGCGGGATGTGGTCGGTCATGTGACAGATCCAGGAATCGATGTCTTGGAAGTGTTAGAATCCATGGACATCGTCTCAGAATTTCCAGAAGAAGTGCTGAAAGAGGCTGATCAGGTTCCAGATGCACCGTCTGCTAAGGATTTAGAGGGACGGTTAGATCTGCGAGATGAGATCACCTTTACGATTGATGGGGCAGATGCCAAAGACTTGGACGATGCAGTCCATATCAAGCTACTCAAGAACGGCAACTTTGAGCTGGGTGTTCACATCGCAGATGTTTCTTATTATGTTACAGAAGGTACAGCACTCGACAAGGAAGCTCTAAATCGGGCAACCTCTGTCTATGTGACCGACCGAGTAGTACCCATGTTGCCAGAGCGTCTCTCCAATGGGATCTGTTCTTTAAATCCGAATGTGGACCGCCTGACCCAGTCTGCCATCATGGAGATCGATCCTCATGGCAAGGTCGTCAAGCATACCATTACCCAAACAGTGATCAATACAACCTTCCGAATGACCTATAGCGACGTCAATGATATCTTAGCGGGAGACGAAGAAAAGGCTCAAACCTTTAAGAAAATTGTCCCAAGTATTCATCAAATGGCCACCTTGCATGGCATTCTAGAAAGCATGCGGATTCGTCGCGGCGCCCTTAATTTTGATACCAATGAGGCTAAAATCCTGGTCAATAAAGAAGGAAAACCGGTCGATATCGTTTTGCGTCAAAGAGGAATTGCCGAGCGGATGATTGAGTCCTTTATGCTGATCGCTAATGAGACAGTGGCGGAGCACTTTACGCGACTGAAACTACCGTTCATCTACCGGATCCATGAAGATCCAAAGGCAGAAAAAGTACAGAAGTTTATCGATTATGCTTCTAGTTTTGGAATCCAAATCTACGGAACGGCTAGTGAGATGAGTCAAGAAGCCCTGCAAGAAATTATGCGCAAGGTCGAAGGAGAACCCTATGCGGATGTCCTTTCGATGATGTTGTTGCGCTCGATGCAGCAGGCTCGCTACTCAGAGCATAACCATGGCCACTATGGCCTTGCTGCTGAGTATTATACCCACTTTACCAGTCCCATCCGTCGGTATCCGGACCTGATGGTTCATCGAATGGTGCGCGAATACGGAAAATCTCAAGATGTGGCTGAACACTTTGAACAAGTCCTTCCAGACATTGCCAGCCAATCCTCTAGTCGAGAGCGCCGGGCTATTGATGCGGAGCGCGAAGTAGAAGCCATGAAGAAGGCTGAATACATGGAAGACTTTGTTGGGGAAGAGTACGATGCCGTGGTTTCCAGTGTGGTGAAATTTGGTCTCTTTGTGGAGTTGCCAAATACGGTTGAAGGCTTGATCCATATTACCAATCTCCCTGAATTCTACCATTTTAATGAACGAGATCTAACCCTTCGCGGAGAAAAATCAGGAGTGACCTTCCGTGTTGGTCAGCAAATCCGGATCAAGGTAGAAAGAGCCGACAAGATGACAGGAGAGATTGATTTCTCTTATATTCCAAGTGAATGGGATGTCGTCGAAAAAGGTCTCAAGTCTAAAGGACGTGACCGAGATGGCAATCGTAGAGATCGCAGACGCAAGGACAAAAAAGTTTCTAAGGGATCAACCGCTAGAAAAGATGACAAGCGGAAAGATTCTTCCTCTAAATCCAAAAAGAAAAAAGGGAAGAAACCATTTTACAAGGAAGTAGCAAAGAAAGGAGCCAAACATGGCAAAGGGCGAAGGAAAGGTAGTCGCGCAAAATAA